Proteins from a single region of Hordeum vulgare subsp. vulgare chromosome 6H, MorexV3_pseudomolecules_assembly, whole genome shotgun sequence:
- the LOC123401131 gene encoding pre-mRNA-splicing factor ISY1 homolog, translated as MARNEEKAQALLNRFITIKQEEKRKPRERRPYLASQCRDLAHADRWRVDILREIGVKVAEIQNEGLAEHRLRDLNDAINKLLRERSHWERRILELGGRDYSRSSNAALMTDLDGNIVAVPNPSGRGPGYRYFGHAKNLPGVRELSDKPPEVRKRRTRYEICKRIDAGYYGYHDDEDGVLEPLEAAAEKRKRDEVVTEWHRVERVRREAMKNVVSGEVAGAGAHGGEAAAREVLFEEVELEVEEERRLEEAGREFVAHVPLPDEKEIERMVLEKKKKELLSKYTSDALQGQQKEAKEMLNMQR; from the coding sequence ATGGCTCGTAACGAGGAGAAGGCGCAGGCCTTGCTGAACCGCTTCATCACGATCAAGCAGGAGGAGAAGCGCAAGCCCCGCGAGCGCCGGCCGTACCTCGCCTCCCAATGCCGGGACCTCGCTCACGCCGACCGCTGGCGTGTAGACATCCTGCGCGAAATCGGCGTCAAGGTCGCCGAGATCCAGAACGAGGGCCTCGCGGAGCACCGTCTCCGAGACCTCAACGATGCGATCAACAAGCTCCTCCGCGAGCGCAGCCACTGGGAGCGCCGCATCCTCGAGCTCGGAGGCCGCGACTACTCTCGGAGCTCCAACGCTGCCCTCATGACTGACCTCGACGGCAACATCGTCGCCGTCCCCAACCCCTCCGGCAGGGGCCCGGGCTACCGCTACTTTGGTCATGCCAAGAACCTACCCGGCGTCCGTGAGCTGTCTGACAAGCCACCTGAGGTCCGCAAGCGCCGCACCCGCTACGAGATCTGCAAGCGCATCGATGCCGGATACTACGGATACCATGATGACGAGGACGGTGTGCTTGAACCCCTTGAGGCTGCTGCCGAGAAGCGCAAGCGCGACGAGGTTGTCACGGAGTGGCACCGCGTGGAGCGTGTGCGGCGGGAGGCCATGAAGAATGTGGTGAGTGGCGAGGTGGCTGGAGCAGGTGCCCATGGTGGGGAGGCTGCTGCTAGGGAGGTGCTGTTCGAGGAGGTGGAGTTGGAGGTtgaagaggagaggaggctgGAGGAGGCCGGGAGGGAGTTTGTCGCACATGTGCCGCTCCCTGATGAGAAGGAGATTGAGCGAATGGtgctagagaagaagaagaaggagctgctGAGCAAGTACACAAGTGATGCCCTGCAAGGCCAGCAGAAGGAGGCTAAGGAGATGCTCAATATGCAACGCTAG